In the Vulpes vulpes isolate BD-2025 chromosome 12, VulVul3, whole genome shotgun sequence genome, TTGGTCAATCCCTTCCCCCAACCTGCCCCACTGCATCCCTCTGGCCTATTTGGAGATGCCTACCTGTCAGTGTCTGGAAGCAGTGCAGTTTGAACGTGTCAGTCTCCAGCATCTCAATGCCTGAGCTGCCCTGTTCTGGAGACAGCTGGGAACCAATTGCGAACAGCCTATTTGCAAAGGAGGTAAGTTTGGGAATGTGCCCCACTGCTTTAAGGGAGGagcacttctcaaacttttccactGAAATGACCCTGTCTGCTGAGTTCACATCACACCCTGAGAAGTCAGAAGAGACAGTATTAACTGCCTAGCAGCAGCaccaaaatatctttaaaatccatttaaacTCTGCATGTATTTTACACTCATATTTTGCTGTAAAACATTTTACGTGAAAATTTTGGGTAAAATTACCACTGGAATTTTGTGCCATGGTTACTTAGCCCTCGACTATGATTTACCCAGCACATCTCCTATAATAATAGAGTTGGAAAAGGTCTTAACGATCATTTAATTTAGCTACCTTACTTTAGAAACTAaacctgagggatccctgggtggctcagcggtttggcgcctgcctttggcccagggcgcaatcctggagtcccgggatcgagtcccgcgtcgcgctcccggcatggagcctgcttctccctcctcctgtgtctctgcctctctctctctatcataaataaataaatattaaaaaaaaaaaaaaaactaaagctgAGTGAAGTCTTGTGCAAGATCACACCACTGCCAGAGTTACCTAAAACCTAGTCAACCTGGATTAGTTCTTGTTCTTTTCGCAAGAACTGACGATTTAAAAGGGGGCCCCAAAAAAGGTAAGCAGGGCTGCTCAGGAGACTTCCCTGATGCAGCCGGCCTAAGGGCCAAGTGCAGGCCCACAGGCCCCAGGAAGGGTTGGGGGACTTACGAGTGGAACATAGAGGCCAGCATAAGCTTCTCATTGGAGGTGAGGCGGGGTCGGCCGAATCGAATAGACACCGGGTAATTGGCAGGATTGCCCAAGTACTCCAGCACCTCTTTCCCATCGGCAGTGTACTTGCCGTTCACGTCCACGCCATTGATGGCCAGCACTGCGTGGCCCACTGCAGAGGTGAGGCTGGGGTCAGTGAAGCGGCAGCGTGGGCATTCCGCGGAAGgtctcacccccgcccccctccccgccgggcGGAGGCTTCAGGATCCAGTCCACCCCGCTGCCCTCTCCTCGgctcctctccccgcccccctccccgcccggcggagcccccagcccaccccgcTACACCAGGCCCGCCCCCCATCCGACGCGAGCCTAGCCCACCCCGGATGCCGTCGCGCTGGCCGAAGGCAACTAGCACACGCTCGTCGTGCAGCTTGAGCAGCAGATCAAGAGGGTAACTGAAAGTTTTCTCAGCCTCGGCCCGTGGCGCGTAGCTGTCCAGCTGGTAGATCAGGCCGCCCGCTTTGTTCACCACATACACACTAAAGATCGCCATCGCTGCGGCCGCGGGTCCGAGACGGCGATCCGCCGGGTTCCTGACGGCCCCGCCCCGGAACCgcagccgcggccccgcccccggccctgccccgccctcccctccccgcccggcgGGCCGCTGCGGCGCTTGCGCACTTGAGGCACCAGGCTTAGCGGGGTCGCCGGGAGCCTTTGAGGGGCCTGACGGGTGGTTTTCTGTGTCTTTACTAGTTTCCAGAGTCAGGGAATAGCACCACGTGGCTGCTTCAAAACTAGCGGCAAAGCCCGACAAGCCGCGAGCAGCCTTCGGGGGCGCGCCTCGGAAACCACTGCCCCTCGAGGGGGCCGCTCCCCGCCGGGCGCGGGCCGCAGCTGCCGACCTTCCTCCGCGGGCTCCGCCCCCTGCCCCGGAAGTGCTCGCTGAGGGTGGAGGTTTCTGGGCCGGTCCTGGACCAGCGCTTCCTTTTTGTCCGACATCTTAGTGAGGCTGCAGGGGTGGCTGTTGCTCGCCGAGCTTCGCTATGGTGAGCTCTTGAGGGTGGGAGGCCGGTGCGGTTCTGAGTGCCGGGCGGTGCTGGGGCGCGGCTGAGGCGGCACCGGACGGAGGGCCCCAGACCCGCCGGGCGCTCCTTGAGGCGGGCGGGAGGATTGCTTCCCCCATGTGCTCGGGTGGTGGGGCTGGGGCGGTGTGGGGCCGCCGTGTCATCTGGCTGcattctcccttttcctctacaGCCGCCCAAGGAcgataagaagaagaaagatgccGGAAAGTCGGCCAAGAAGGACAAAGACCCAGTGAACAAGTCTGGAGGCAAGGCCAAAAAGAAGGTAAGAGCGCCTCCCCGCCCCAAGCGTGGGTGAGATTGGGGACGCCGGATCCATGTGGCTGCGCCAGTACGTCACGTTCGGGGCAGCTGCTCTTAGGAGTGTGGGGTCTAGAGTCCGAGCGTTAGGGCTTGTACGCTCCTCACCGTTCTGGTTTGAGCACTGGGGTGCTGCGCAGTACGCGGAAGTTAAACGGGAGCGTGCAAAGTATCCTGATGCCCAGCACGAGATTTTAATAGTATCGTGGGGCCCCGCCTGTATCCGAAACtctcacagctttttttttttttttagtctaacGCGTCTTTGATGCCGTTAACAGTAGCGAGGGTCCCTTTTGTGTCTTGGTGGTTTGAATCTTAGTTCGTAAAGTTTCTGTAAATTCTGAATTTCGTGGGTTTTTGCAGGCCAAGGATCCCTCGCGCTGTAGTACTAAGGCCAGGGGAACGAGTTCGCTGACACAGGTGGTCTGGGGAGGGAAAGCGTGATCTCTTCCAGGAGCAAcgactccctcttttttttcttttcatgagcaGAAGTGGTCCAAAGGCAAAGTTCGAGACAAGCTCAATAATCTGGTGTTGTTTGACAAAGCGACATATGACAAACTCTGTAAGGAGGTTCCCAACTATAAGCTTATAACTCCAGCTGTTGTCTCTGAGAGACTGAAGATTCGAGGTTCTCTGGCCAGGGCAGCCCTTCAGGAGCTCCTCAGTAAAGGTGAGAGGGGTGTGTTGTACTGATGGGCTTTTACACGTTAAATTGGCATGACGGTGTTAGCCACCCTAAACTGTCTTTACTGGAATTGAGTAAATGGGCACAGGCTCACCACTGGATTTAATACTCTAACCCACATGTTTCCCCTTGGGTAGACCCGGAAGCAGGGTCCTTGGCCAGATTTGTCCCATGGACCCCTATGTCATTGGTGGAAGCCTCAGGATCCCTGTGTTTTCAAGTAAATTCACCTTAAATATTACAGAAGACTCCCAATGATGTTGAAATACTATGGAACTACCAAAAGCTTTGatagtaaaacattattttaaaaaaatgggtgtTGGATCTAATTACTCTAATTTCATCCACATTAGTGTAAAGGAGTATATTTTAAACCATCTCTAGTGTCTAATATggaagtagtatttttttaagtgttaggagggtggggtgcctggatggctcagtagcttaagggtctgcctttagtttgggtcattatcccagggacctggggatgaggcccacattgggctctctactaagcagggagcctgcttctccctctcctgctccccttgcttatgcaTGTGCACACGCTTGCTCTAAGTAAATTATTTAAGTGCTTAGGGTAACCATCCCAATAGCAAATCATAGGCCCCTCATTTAGAGTACTTAAAATTAGATTACCACCAAGAaatgtagggatttttttttaaggtttttatttatttatttgagagacagacacgggcagagggagaagcaggctccatgcagggagcctgatacgggactcgatcccagctctccaggatcacgtcctggactgaaggcggtgctaaacacactaagccaccagggctgcccagttttgttttgttttgttttgtttaaagatttattcatgagagacagaaggtaagcagagggagaagcaggcttccctgcaaggagcccgatgagggactcagatcccaggaccccaggatcatgctgtgagccaaaggcagatgttcaaccactgagctacacccaggtgcccttagggGTGTTCTTATTAAACTCTCACACTTAAATTCAGCATTCCTAGTGTTTACATTGAGTGTTTCATAGTACTGTGTGAAAAATgtatccttatttttctttctaggacTTATTAAACTGGTTTCAAAGCACAGAGCTCAAGTAATTTACACCAGAAACACCAAGGGTGGAGATGCCCCAGCTGCTGGTGAAGATGCATGAACAAGGTAACAAGAACCCAGGGGCTCATGGCATAGAAAGTATACATATCTTACATAAGGTTGTAtaattctgattctttattttttttttttgcagatccCACCAACTGTACATTTtgggaaataaaactttattaaatgaaataagtggGTATGTCTCTTTCCTAAGAAAATTAGTTACAGAGAAGAATAAGCAGGTAGGGTTTGTTGACTTTGCTTTGTGCCTTAATGGTGGTTGGAAAATATCAGGAAAcgattgtctttttttctttacatgacTGTTTGTTTCTTGCTGCAGCTTCCGTTTTGAATTGATGTCTGAAAGGAAATGAAGGGTTAGCAGGATGAAGGCTGACCTCTCCAAGGGGAGAGGGGGTGTTAGGGTTGGGGTGTTGGGGTCCTGGAACTGGACCTATACCTGGATTGCCAGCGACGTCCATTATTCCAGACCCGGCCAAAAGAGGGCAGCCAGCCTACACTGGTGCTGGAGCTGTGATCAAAGTTGGCTCCAACTCTGTCTGGGGGGAGTttcttcaatttctgtttttcctctacAAAGAAGTAAACAGTTTTTGAACTGTTTTTACTAGAGTTTATTCCCGTTCTTGAATTGGTTTACTCACTTTCTTTAAGAAATTCTTCATAGGATGGTCCTATTTGTTGGTTTACAGAACTGTATTCTTCATCCTGGACCATCCAGGGAGGTGTAGCACCTGGAAAAGACCCATTAAGGCACTTAAGTTTCAGGCTACCATGAAACATGCCCTAGCTATAAGCTCTTACCAATTGCCACCTgaaatgttaaaaagcaaaactgaggAAGTTGAGGGGCTTGGGCTAATGTAAAGCAACATACCTTACACGTGATATGCTGTACTGACACTTTACAGTTTTGTTGAGGCATGACTGACCTACAGCTGCACACATTGACAGTATACAGTCTGAAAAAAGCTTTGAGTAAATGGGTCACACGATACCAGATGTCACCATTGTGTATCCTCCTCCCCTTTATAAAGTACTTCTGCATCTTTCCGTACCTcttcccagccccaggcaaccatgGCTGTGTGCCTGTTAACTCTAGTTTGCATTTGCTGGTATGtgccttttttccctcttgtttctaatagttattttaagatttatctgtGCTGCACTTAACAATACTTTGTTGAGCGCTACTCTGTTCCTTTGTTGAGGcatgtttggattgttttcagtttCAGTTTTGGGGTACTGCAACTAAAGCTGTGACCATCTGGTGTGCAAGACTTTGTGCAGacatatttgctttttctcctgCAATGTCTGGATCATGATGGTGGGTGTATGTTTAACTTAAATCCTTGAACTGTTTCCCCAATTGGTTATGCCATTTTAACATTGCCACCAGCAGTTTAGGAATGTTCTTTCACATACATAGCGTTTCATTTTAGTCACTGTGATGAACATCTTTTTACATCCCTCTGAGTTTTGATAATTCTTCATATATTAAAGATACAGGGCCTTATATCAGATAGCACTTTATCTTAaactgtattctttaaaaaagtaattggggtgcctgggtggcagttgGTTTGGcacccatcttttaaaaaaatttcagtgagagagcacaagggtggtggggaggagagagaatcttaagcttgatctcaagaccccaagatcatacccgagccaaaaccaagagttgggatgctgaactgactgtgccacccaggcacccctaaaagaagaaacttaaaaaaaataaagtaattgcCTCTTACCATCTGAGAAACACTGCCCTGGATCTTACCTGAGTGGATGTTACCAATTCCTGGTGTATCCTATAGTTGGAAATGGGGAGGAAAATCCCAGATAAGAAACTGAGGGCAGGATGGGATATTCCTAGCTAGAAAAAGGGCAAGCCACAGGAGTGGGGATAGAAGTACCACAGTGCTTCTATGCCCTGGTTGGCATTAAATCCTAAAATACTGAGTGCCTACTAGTTGCATCATAAGCAAAACCCTTTCTACACAGGGCAGTATGTACCAAGGGGGAAGAGACTTAAGCAGAAATTAATGCAGATTACATTGACAGTTTTTTACGTGGTCCCACATACATTTGTAACAGGCGACCTGTTCACATAAGCCTTCCATGAAAAGGTGATCTTTGAGGCAGGCTGAAGGAAGGTAGACATAATATTTAATGCCATAGCAACGACACATGCAAAAAATCAGAAGATGCACGTGTACAAGACAGCAGGTAAGGCAGTGGCTTTCTGTTTAGGACAAGAATGCAGGGGGAACAGAAACTTCCAAAACGTAACAGAGGCCATCTTACAGCCAGCAAGTAAACTAGGTCTACTCACAGAGGATGTAAGAGATGAAAGAGGAGACAGTAACTCTACAGTTCTGGAAATCTAGGGATGGTAGGGTAAGTTAGATTCATGTGCCTAAATGTCCTAAATTGAGCTGGGGGTTTTGCAGAGGATGAGCTGTAGGAGTTGGCATTCAGTGGCagagggggcagcaggtgcagatGAAATCACTGGTGGGTGAGGAAAGAGGTCTGAACACGCCAAGGAAAGGCATAGCTAGGGAGATGGGAATGGCCAGAAAAGGTACAAAACCCAAGAGAGATGGGTGTCCTGGGAATTGTGGGGGCACTGGCTTTCTGGCCCAGCTTATCCATTGTACCTGATGGCCAATGAATGTCAAAGGTTGTCCTGTCTCCATCCAATCAAGCTCTGGGGTGAGTGGCAGGTCCAAGTAGGAGGGCTGCTGTGAGGTGGAGGCCACTAGACTAAAAAAGACAAACAGGAGCCAGGCTGGCAGAGAGGTCCTTGAGCCACAACCCCTGGAGGATAGCAGAATGGGAACACCCATGTACCTTTCACCCAGATTCCCCATCTTCCAGCCAAAAAATTACAGAATGTTCTAACAGAGGTCACACTCCCAACAAGATTCCTTAGCAATTTTACCTGTTGGTCCCTTTCCAGCTTCCCAGTGCTGAAGAGCCTTCTTCTGGGTCTGGCACTGCCTGAGGCTGAGTttgattcaggaaaaataaatgtgtctcGGATCCTTAAGTGTCAGTCTAGGCCTTGCTCCCACCCTCCAGTAGAAACAAACTGGCATATGGAGGGTACTGCCCATCTTGCAAACTTCCCTCCCTCCTAACTCTGCCCACATCTCCACTGACAAGGCCTGCCCCCTGGCGGACAGGTAAGGGAATTCAAGCGGAGCAGATGAAGCATGGAGTCCATGAGTTGTAGAAGACCTGGTAGGTGAAATGCTGGACCTGGGAAAACCAGGGATCAAATGTATTTGGATACTGCTCTGGCGGCTCCGAGGGACACCAACCTCTAAGACAGACTGAACCAGCTCCTGCCGGCTGTGTTCCACCTCTCGAATCTGAGCTGCCATCTGCGGGGGAGAGGCTGTTTAGCTAGGTACAGGATCATGGGGCTGGGTCCTTCAGAGACCTTTCTTTAACTTACCTCTTTGATCACCTCATCCTCTTTTTCCTCATAGGTATCCAAACCTTTCACCATGGATTTCttgaatctaaaaagaaaaaggtggggaggggtgcctaggtggctcagtcagttaagtatctgccttcggttcaggtcatgatccccggggcctgggattgagcctcatgttgggcaccctgttcagtggggagcctgcttacttctccctctgctgttccccctgcttgtgctctctcgctctctccctctctcaactgAACACAATCTTTAAGAtagataagaaaaaggaaaaggactaGTCAGCCAAGAACACCAGTTATAAAAAGATCCTCTGtagatcatttcttttccttcaaattttagacaatttcaaaattacagaaacaaaatagaacaatgaACACCCCTGTACCTTTTACCCAGATTCACTGTCAACATTTTGCATTActggctctgcttctcttctaTATATACATTTCCCTTTTGCCAAATCAAAAATGAGCTTTAGAGCATCATGAAACTTAACTCTGAATACTTCGACATGCACCTATGAACAGGAAGAGCCTATGAAACGTTACCACACTCAATTCATCTCTTTTGATGTCTAACTTGTCCCGTATATGGGACAACACCAATATAACTACAGTTGTTTTATCTTGCAATACACACAGAAAGGTACCAGAAAAATATCAATACAAGCAATACCACTACCAACAAAACTACTAAGCAAAGCTCAGGACTTCTTTGTAGCTCTTTCCTTGGAAAATATAAGGATATACAGTCAGAATTTTGTGTTCAAGTTACTTGAATTCTTATTCTTTTGTGATTGTTTTCAATTTGATATATAGCTACGACAATTTGTTCTTGTTTGGAATCAGTTTTAGGATTTGCTTTCTGGCCTGATTTCAATACGTAAAACACCTCTGTGGGGGAATGGCTCTACCACTACCCTGGCAGCCTTGCACCTATCCATTTGGGCAAAGCCTAGAACACAGCATCAGAGTCTTGGCTGAAAACCTGTGTGATGCTGGTGGAACACAGAGAATGGGAATCCTGAAAGGAGCTGCTTTGAGGCCCTCTCCCACTTGCAGatttctccccacctctctcagATTAGAGCCGCAAGCCACACTGGGTTCCCTAGCAGCAGAGTGTCCTACAGCTCACATGACAATTACCTAGCCATTTTTGTTTCAGTGGTCCTCTTTGGTGGGTGAGACAAGGACCTGGAAAGTTGGCACTTTGGGCTTCTTTATGTAAAAATGATAACCTGTCTGGATCTAAGGATGGCTTGT is a window encoding:
- the TRAPPC4 gene encoding trafficking protein particle complex subunit 4, which encodes MAIFSVYVVNKAGGLIYQLDSYAPRAEAEKTFSYPLDLLLKLHDERVLVAFGQRDGIRVGHAVLAINGVDVNGKYTADGKEVLEYLGNPANYPVSIRFGRPRLTSNEKLMLASMFHSLFAIGSQLSPEQGSSGIEMLETDTFKLHCFQTLTGIKFVVLADPRQAGIDSLLRKIYEIYSDFALKNPFYSLEMPIRCELFDQNLKLALEVAEKAGTFGPGS
- the RPS25 gene encoding small ribosomal subunit protein eS25 — translated: MPPKDDKKKKDAGKSAKKDKDPVNKSGGKAKKKKWSKGKVRDKLNNLVLFDKATYDKLCKEVPNYKLITPAVVSERLKIRGSLARAALQELLSKGLIKLVSKHRAQVIYTRNTKGGDAPAAGEDA
- the CENATAC gene encoding centrosomal AT-AC splicing factor isoform X2 → MAPAQRCPLCRQTFFCGRGHVYSRKHQRQLKAALERLLPQVEAARKAIRAAQVERYVPEHERRCWCLCCGCEVRKHLSHGNLTVLHGGLLEHLASPEHKKATNRFWWENKAEFQLKEKFLISPQDYARFKKSMVKGLDTYEEKEDEVIKEMAAQIREVEHSRQELVQSVLEPQAVPDPEEGSSALGSWKGTNSLVASTSQQPSYLDLPLTPELDWMETGQPLTFIGHQDTPGIGNIHSGATPPWMVQDEEYSSVNQQIGPSYEEFLKEKEKQKLKKLPPDRVGANFDHSSSTSVGWLPSFGRVWNNGRRWQSRHQFKTEAAARNKQSCKEKKTIVS
- the CENATAC gene encoding centrosomal AT-AC splicing factor isoform X1 — translated: MAPAQRCPLCRQTFFCGRGHVYSRKHQRQLKAALERLLPQVEAARKAIRAAQVERYVPEHERRCWCLCCGCEVRKHLSHGNLTVLHGGLLEHLASPEHKKATNRFWWENKAEFQLKEKFLISPQDYARFKKSMVKGLDTYEEKEDEVIKEMAAQIREVEHSRQELVQSVLEPQAVPDPEEGSSALGSWKGTNRGCGSRTSLPAWLLFVFFSLVASTSQQPSYLDLPLTPELDWMETGQPLTFIGHQDTPGIGNIHSGATPPWMVQDEEYSSVNQQIGPSYEEFLKEKEKQKLKKLPPDRVGANFDHSSSTSVGWLPSFGRVWNNGRRWQSRHQFKTEAAARNKQSCKEKKTIVS
- the CENATAC gene encoding centrosomal AT-AC splicing factor isoform X3; protein product: MAPAQRCPLCRQTFFCGRGHVYSRKHQRQLKAALERLLPQVEAARKAIRAAQVERYVPEHERRCWCLCCGCEVRKHLSHGNLTVLHGGLLEHLASPEHKKATNRFWWENKAEFQLKEKFLISPQDYARFKKSMVKGLDTYEEKEDEVIKEMAAQIREVEHSRQELVQSVLEPQAVPDPEEGSSALGSWKGTNRGCGSRTSLPAWLLFVFFSLVASTSQQPSYLDLPLTPELDWMETGQPLTFIGHQISRTVELLSPLSSLTSSVSRPSLLAGCKMASVTFWKFLFPLHSCPKQKATALPAVLYTCIF
- the CENATAC gene encoding centrosomal AT-AC splicing factor isoform X4, with amino-acid sequence MAPAQRCPLCRQTFFCGRGHVYSRKHQRQLKAALERLLPQVEAARKAIRAAQVERYVPEHERRCWCLCCGCEVRKHLSHGNLTVLHGGLLEHLASPEHKKATNRFWWENKAEFQLKEKFLISPQDYARFKKSMVKGLDTYEEKEDEVIKEMAAQIREVEHSRQELVQSVLEPQAVPDPEEGSSALGSWKGTNSLVASTSQQPSYLDLPLTPELDWMETGQPLTFIGHQISRTVELLSPLSSLTSSVSRPSLLAGCKMASVTFWKFLFPLHSCPKQKATALPAVLYTCIF